A portion of the Oxynema aestuarii AP17 genome contains these proteins:
- the pseB gene encoding UDP-N-acetylglucosamine 4,6-dehydratase (inverting) — protein MMDGKTILITGGTGSFGKECIRTLLDSYQPKKIIVYSRDELKQYEMAQDYNSPVMRYFIGDIRDRDRLSLAMRGVDYVIHSAAIKQVPIAEYNPMECIKTNINGSHNVIDAALENNIEKVIALSTDKAAIPISLYGATKLAADKLFVAANNIAGSAKTRFSVVRYGNVVGSRGSVVPFFKKLIRNGATEIPITDPRMTRFWITLKQGVDFVLKSFERMQGGEIFVPKIPSMKLIDLAEAIAPGIPHKAIGIRPGERLHEVLCPPDDSHLTIEFDDHFVIKPTIQFTQPVDFSTNPLHEKGNPVEEGFQYSSELNKDWLSPQQLLEILKE, from the coding sequence ATGATGGACGGCAAGACAATTTTAATCACGGGAGGAACGGGATCTTTCGGCAAAGAATGTATTAGAACACTCCTGGATTCTTATCAACCGAAAAAAATCATCGTTTACTCCCGTGACGAACTCAAACAATATGAAATGGCGCAGGATTATAACAGTCCGGTGATGCGTTATTTTATCGGCGATATCCGCGATCGCGATCGTCTCAGCTTGGCCATGCGCGGGGTCGATTACGTCATTCACTCTGCTGCCATCAAACAGGTGCCGATCGCCGAATACAATCCGATGGAATGTATTAAAACTAATATCAACGGCTCCCACAATGTCATCGATGCCGCTTTAGAAAATAACATCGAAAAAGTAATCGCCTTATCTACAGATAAAGCCGCAATTCCGATTAGCTTGTACGGTGCCACCAAACTCGCTGCCGATAAATTATTCGTCGCCGCCAACAATATCGCCGGATCGGCCAAAACGCGCTTCTCCGTCGTTCGTTACGGTAATGTCGTCGGATCTCGGGGGTCGGTCGTCCCGTTTTTCAAAAAATTAATCCGCAATGGCGCCACGGAAATTCCGATTACCGATCCGCGCATGACCCGGTTTTGGATCACTTTAAAACAGGGGGTCGATTTTGTCTTAAAATCTTTCGAGAGAATGCAAGGCGGCGAGATTTTTGTCCCCAAAATTCCCTCGATGAAATTAATCGACTTAGCCGAGGCGATCGCCCCCGGGATTCCCCATAAAGCGATCGGGATTCGACCTGGAGAAAGATTGCACGAAGTGCTGTGTCCCCCGGACGATTCCCATTTAACGATTGAATTTGACGATCATTTTGTCATCAAACCGACGATTCAATTTACCCAACCCGTAGATTTTTCTACCAATCCATTGCACGAAAAAGGAAACCCGGTAGAAGAAGGATTTCAATACAGTTCCGAACTTAATAAAGATTGGTTGAGTCCCCAACAATTACTCGAAATTCTTAAAGAATGA
- the pseC gene encoding UDP-4-amino-4,6-dideoxy-N-acetyl-beta-L-altrosamine transaminase, whose translation MNAYIPYGKQDISQEDIEAVIDVLRSPWITQGPAIDRFERAVADECGARYAIAVSSATAGLHLACLAAELGPGDKLWTSPNTFVASANCGLYCGAKVDFVDIDPKTYNLSIAALERKLAEAEKRGNLPKILVPVHFAGQSCEMAAIGELSQRYGFRIVEDASHAIGARYGDRPVGSCQYSDLAVFSFHPVKIITTGEGAIVLTNREDLYQKLIRLRTHGITRNADFMTEESHGPWYYQQLELGFNYRLTDIQAALGSSQLQRLQTFVNRRRFLAERYHQLLANFPLTRPWQHPDTQSSWHLYVIRLNLEQIERTHRQVFEALRAANIGVNLHYIPVHTQPYYQQLGFKWGQFPEAESYYREAISIPLYYGLTEAEQDYIVETLAEVLSNRAS comes from the coding sequence ATGAATGCCTATATTCCTTACGGCAAACAAGATATTTCCCAAGAGGATATCGAAGCCGTAATCGACGTTTTGCGATCGCCGTGGATTACCCAAGGTCCCGCGATCGATCGGTTTGAACGGGCCGTCGCCGACGAGTGCGGCGCCCGTTACGCGATCGCCGTATCCAGCGCCACGGCAGGCTTACACCTGGCCTGCTTGGCCGCAGAATTGGGTCCGGGAGACAAATTGTGGACCTCCCCCAATACCTTCGTCGCCTCCGCCAATTGCGGCTTATATTGCGGCGCCAAAGTCGATTTCGTCGATATCGACCCCAAAACCTACAACCTCAGCATCGCCGCCTTAGAACGGAAATTAGCCGAGGCCGAAAAGCGGGGAAATTTGCCAAAAATCTTGGTTCCGGTGCATTTTGCCGGACAATCGTGCGAAATGGCGGCTATTGGCGAACTGAGTCAGCGCTACGGATTTAGGATTGTTGAAGATGCTTCTCATGCGATCGGCGCCCGCTACGGCGATCGCCCCGTCGGCAGTTGTCAGTACAGCGACCTCGCCGTTTTTAGCTTTCATCCCGTCAAAATTATCACCACAGGAGAAGGTGCGATCGTCTTAACCAATCGCGAAGATTTATATCAGAAATTAATTCGTTTGAGAACTCATGGAATTACCCGCAATGCCGATTTCATGACCGAAGAAAGTCACGGTCCGTGGTACTACCAACAACTCGAACTCGGCTTTAACTATCGCCTCACCGACATTCAAGCTGCATTGGGATCGAGTCAACTCCAACGCTTACAAACATTTGTCAATCGTCGTCGCTTTTTAGCCGAACGTTATCATCAACTACTCGCCAATTTTCCACTGACTCGACCCTGGCAACATCCCGATACTCAATCGAGTTGGCATCTGTATGTCATTCGCTTAAATTTAGAGCAAATCGAGCGAACTCATCGACAAGTTTTTGAAGCCTTGCGCGCTGCCAATATCGGTGTAAATTTACATTATATTCCCGTTCATACCCAACCGTATTATCAACAACTCGGATTCAAATGGGGACAATTTCCCGAGGCCGAATCCTACTACCGAGAAGCGATCAGTATCCCGCTTTATTACGGGTTAACAGAAGCCGAACAAGATTATATCGTCGAAACATTAGCAGAAGTTTTATCAAATCGAGCTAGCTGA
- a CDS encoding DUF3288 family protein: MEEEQQHPQANKDNAILDSLMTSEISDRGLAELGRLIVRYRDFPGAKDIQKKLQTLLTQWKLTEETLFEKTRAIHSQGTVYRSQEGNQEDWF, encoded by the coding sequence ATGGAAGAAGAACAACAACACCCTCAAGCGAATAAAGATAACGCCATTCTCGATAGCCTGATGACTAGCGAAATCAGCGATCGCGGTTTAGCCGAATTAGGGCGCTTGATCGTTCGTTATCGAGACTTTCCCGGAGCAAAAGATATTCAAAAAAAGTTGCAAACTCTGTTAACTCAGTGGAAGTTAACCGAAGAAACATTATTTGAAAAAACCCGAGCAATTCACAGCCAAGGAACGGTTTATCGATCGCAAGAAGGCAACCAAGAAGATTGGTTTTAA
- a CDS encoding O-linked N-acetylglucosamine transferase family protein, with amino-acid sequence MNSIEIVHVIQHLCGGGASRSLLATAKYISKLGQFSHRIISLLPPDPQAVELAKQVGIKDIISGDRTAILDALSSADLVKVHFWNNPELYDFLRSDLPPMRLLFWFHVSGDRPPQIIPKEAIDFCDFALASSPYTYQLPVFQNLPETVRVEKTGMVYDSTDFDRLAGFNPQPHDTFNVGYIGMVSFEKMHPNYISMSAKIEIPTVRFIVCGNGIQQYLQQQAEKLGVASRFEFRGYVENIRSVLEILDIFGYPLCEDNYSTAELVLQEALFAGIPPVIFAYGGAQCSVIDNYTGFVVRSELEYKQAIEFLYHHPAERERLARNAREYARQIFGAENAAKKLEKIYQKLLNAPKQSRHWGIPRGSSLLEQPLSLNDVSGGLHQYAGSRYLIEALGETAPQFLTSINSDNLEELFESDRQIAESSDLLSSIGSGGILHYRNYYDKDAFLRFWSALVLQQRGRSDRAIAEFSEAIALGFTHWRVHWYLAQLAAKTNDFSLARQALQKVSETVPDFNPARELLSRLQENTQVSPSSSASVSTQISRPNQIAQSIANLPNNRYQLAQQWLSLPGDRLENAYQGELGKLQRSLLQNGIQYQPIAESEYSFVERLRNQITPGFTHPKAIQSLLAFMLYQRADRLASGWYEGAPIPKWLFQDFLNYLIAAPEVFLDLGETENYSHYWQDLVNYLHDKILSNPEISIWQEVAQLFAQKANFVPAYFTRENLRSLYSQRADILVFNLQNKGHQLDYEFPSRPDRQRLRLGIIKEHFQPQTETYLALPIFEDLDREEFEVILYAFHISGDPLERYSQQHCDRLVKLPQELQKQVQTIRTDDLDFVWFASNLTAINKPIVQLALHRLARVQVTSLASPTTTGMTSIDYYIAGHLSAPSPTFRQQYCEQLVTLEGSGLCFSFPLPATSPTVRPTRQSLGITDEDIVFISGANFYKIIPELRETWAKILADVPHSKLILYPFNPNWEPSYPAQPFVKDLYQVLARYGVDRDRLIFLKTLPTIADIQTSLSVADIYLDSYPYSGATSLLDPFQLALPVVAMDGETLRGKQAAALLRELGMNEFIATNESEYIELAIRLANRRELRQQYRDRIWEKMQATPPFFDRKNFGQKVGQLLHELWQKQFAGVNDSTSTVGVGQTQAVTTDANEVPTQKFLNRLLGCANLYYIDPSDRNIVAELREIRRQMAEFWLNTPADLIEGFYKGNVGQGYKTLLESEFKHEQLTPEESEFCDRLLQVVQQGFNTPNALNYLLALKLYREVNLSEWSRGSQLPQWLF; translated from the coding sequence ATGAATTCGATCGAAATTGTTCACGTTATTCAACATTTGTGTGGAGGTGGCGCGTCGCGATCGCTCCTAGCGACGGCTAAATATATTTCAAAATTGGGGCAGTTTTCTCATCGAATTATTTCTCTTCTGCCGCCGGATCCGCAAGCAGTAGAACTGGCGAAGCAAGTTGGCATTAAAGATATTATTTCAGGCGATCGCACCGCCATTTTAGACGCTCTAAGCAGCGCCGATCTGGTTAAAGTTCATTTCTGGAATAACCCCGAACTTTACGATTTTTTGCGATCGGATTTACCGCCGATGCGCTTGCTGTTTTGGTTTCACGTTTCCGGCGATCGCCCGCCTCAGATTATCCCAAAAGAGGCGATCGACTTTTGCGATTTTGCCTTAGCTTCCAGTCCCTACACTTATCAACTTCCGGTTTTTCAAAACTTACCCGAAACGGTCAGAGTTGAAAAAACGGGTATGGTTTACGACTCGACCGATTTCGATCGCCTCGCCGGATTTAACCCGCAACCTCACGACACTTTCAATGTCGGCTATATCGGGATGGTGTCTTTCGAGAAAATGCACCCAAACTATATTAGTATGAGTGCAAAAATTGAAATTCCCACGGTTCGATTCATCGTTTGCGGGAATGGAATTCAGCAATACTTGCAGCAACAAGCCGAAAAATTAGGGGTTGCTTCTCGCTTCGAGTTTCGCGGTTATGTCGAAAATATTCGCTCGGTTTTAGAAATTTTAGATATTTTTGGCTATCCTTTATGCGAGGACAATTACTCGACGGCGGAATTAGTTTTACAAGAAGCCTTATTTGCTGGTATTCCTCCGGTGATTTTTGCTTATGGCGGCGCGCAATGCAGCGTCATCGATAACTATACGGGTTTCGTCGTTCGGAGCGAATTAGAGTACAAACAGGCGATCGAATTTCTCTATCACCATCCAGCAGAACGAGAACGACTCGCACGCAATGCGCGAGAATATGCTCGGCAAATTTTTGGGGCAGAAAATGCCGCGAAAAAGCTCGAAAAGATTTACCAGAAATTATTGAATGCTCCCAAACAATCGCGTCATTGGGGAATTCCTAGAGGATCGAGCCTGTTAGAACAACCTCTCTCCTTAAATGACGTCAGTGGAGGCTTACATCAATATGCCGGATCGCGATATCTTATTGAAGCCTTGGGGGAAACAGCTCCTCAATTTTTAACCAGTATTAATAGCGATAATTTAGAAGAATTATTCGAGAGCGATCGCCAAATCGCAGAATCGTCCGATTTACTATCGAGTATCGGTTCTGGCGGGATTCTTCACTATCGCAATTACTATGACAAAGATGCATTTTTGCGCTTTTGGTCGGCTTTAGTTTTGCAACAAAGAGGGCGTTCCGATCGCGCTATTGCAGAATTTTCAGAAGCGATCGCCCTCGGATTCACACATTGGCGAGTTCACTGGTATTTAGCTCAACTTGCAGCTAAAACCAATGACTTTTCATTGGCACGCCAAGCTTTACAAAAGGTTAGCGAAACCGTTCCCGATTTCAATCCCGCGCGAGAACTGTTGTCACGACTGCAAGAAAATACCCAAGTTTCTCCCTCTAGTTCGGCTTCGGTTTCAACACAAATTAGCCGTCCTAACCAAATTGCTCAGTCTATTGCTAATCTTCCCAACAATCGCTATCAATTAGCGCAACAATGGCTCAGTTTACCGGGCGATCGCCTCGAAAATGCCTATCAAGGAGAACTGGGAAAACTCCAGCGATCGCTATTACAAAATGGCATTCAATATCAGCCGATCGCCGAATCAGAATATTCCTTTGTCGAGCGTCTCCGCAATCAAATTACTCCCGGTTTCACCCATCCTAAAGCCATTCAATCTTTACTGGCTTTTATGCTCTACCAACGCGCCGATCGCCTCGCTTCTGGTTGGTACGAAGGGGCACCAATTCCTAAATGGTTATTTCAGGATTTTCTCAACTATTTAATCGCCGCGCCTGAAGTCTTTCTAGATCTTGGCGAGACTGAAAATTATTCCCATTATTGGCAAGATCTTGTTAACTATTTACACGATAAAATATTGAGCAATCCAGAGATTTCAATTTGGCAGGAAGTCGCTCAATTATTTGCCCAAAAAGCTAATTTTGTTCCCGCTTACTTTACTCGCGAGAATCTGCGATCGCTCTACAGTCAACGAGCCGATATTTTGGTATTTAACCTTCAAAATAAAGGACACCAACTCGATTACGAATTTCCGAGCCGTCCCGATCGCCAACGGCTGCGCCTGGGGATTATTAAAGAACACTTCCAACCTCAAACAGAAACCTATCTCGCTTTACCTATTTTTGAAGATCTCGATCGGGAAGAATTTGAAGTCATTCTCTATGCTTTTCATATTAGTGGCGATCCTTTAGAACGGTACTCTCAACAGCATTGCGATCGCCTCGTGAAGCTGCCTCAAGAACTTCAAAAACAAGTGCAAACGATTCGCACCGACGATCTCGACTTTGTCTGGTTTGCCAGCAATTTAACTGCTATTAATAAACCGATCGTTCAACTGGCATTACATCGCCTGGCGCGGGTACAAGTCACGTCCCTCGCCTCGCCGACCACCACGGGAATGACTAGCATTGACTATTATATTGCAGGTCATTTAAGCGCGCCTTCACCTACTTTTCGTCAACAATATTGCGAACAATTAGTGACCCTTGAAGGTTCGGGATTGTGCTTTAGTTTCCCCTTGCCAGCAACCTCGCCGACGGTAAGACCGACGCGACAATCGTTGGGAATCACAGATGAAGACATTGTCTTTATTTCTGGGGCAAACTTTTATAAAATTATTCCCGAATTGCGCGAAACTTGGGCAAAAATTCTCGCCGATGTTCCCCACTCGAAATTAATTTTATATCCGTTCAATCCGAATTGGGAACCTTCTTATCCGGCTCAACCATTTGTCAAGGACTTGTACCAAGTTTTGGCGCGCTATGGTGTGGATCGCGATCGCCTCATTTTTCTCAAAACTTTGCCGACCATTGCCGACATTCAAACGAGTTTGTCGGTGGCGGATATTTATTTAGATTCCTATCCCTACAGTGGCGCGACTTCGTTACTCGATCCTTTTCAATTGGCGCTGCCTGTAGTGGCGATGGATGGCGAAACTTTGCGCGGAAAACAAGCGGCAGCCTTGCTGAGAGAATTGGGAATGAATGAATTCATTGCGACCAATGAATCCGAGTATATCGAGTTAGCGATTCGCCTCGCCAATCGTCGAGAATTGCGACAACAATATCGCGATCGCATCTGGGAGAAGATGCAGGCAACTCCGCCATTTTTTGACCGTAAAAACTTCGGTCAAAAAGTCGGTCAATTGTTGCACGAGTTGTGGCAAAAGCAGTTTGCAGGGGTTAACGATTCCACGTCTACGGTTGGCGTCGGACAAACCCAGGCAGTGACTACCGATGCGAATGAGGTGCCAACACAAAAATTTCTCAATCGTCTCCTCGGTTGCGCGAACCTCTACTATATCGATCCGAGCGATCGCAATATCGTTGCAGAATTGCGTGAAATTCGCCGACAAATGGCCGAGTTTTGGTTGAATACTCCGGCGGATTTAATCGAAGGATTTTATAAAGGTAATGTCGGTCAAGGATATAAAACCTTACTCGAAAGCGAGTTCAAACACGAACAATTGACACCGGAAGAAAGTGAGTTTTGCGATCGCCTGCTCCAGGTAGTCCAACAGGGGTTTAACACTCCCAATGCTCTCAATTATTTACTCGCTCTCAAATTGTATCGAGAGGTGAATTTATCGGAGTGGTCGAGGGGGTCTCAGTTACCGCAATGGTTATTTTAA
- a CDS encoding class I SAM-dependent methyltransferase: MKILVVALYAINTPHFETELEIIQNHLDAGDEVVLLGCNAHLEACDVNMLHYISPCLQCIGRRQSGLKLLSQSVTVKPIDRLTPQNVAEIDRLPKAFASLDELKTFSVDNFDLGYAVLSSLISAVRDPKPDLKKYANLIAKLIKSSASIYRSLQNYLAINPVDRVYVYNGRYAPMRAVLRACQSMDIDCFTHEKSRTIHHYALFENTTIHDIDYIDRQILKAWEAAGNDRDRRQQIAEEFFLERARGISRTWIAFTKDQQDNLLPDNWDDRKTNIVIFTSSEDEFAAIGELWKNPLYPSQIEGLEKIVNSLKDREDIQVYIRIHPNLKNVKNEQTTRLDRLQLPNLTLIPAESPVSTYTLLKKASKVISFGSTVGIEAVYWGTPSILAGKCLYRNLGSTYNPTTHDELMQMLDRELPPKDKEGALMYGYYLNSYGIEFKHYQAQGIYEGLFKGVKIQPDLFDLIAEVGLETGSDVGLERNRKIMKSLPQNKQILEQAIAALNSNDNERALMLFDRALSFDSNALEINYGKAIALARSQKIQEAIVILEQLLVAFPEHFKARQLLAELQPNLSRSSLPKTGAIQDLEFRELRDRIDPYTHFSDRYLYSLFLQAKQICQKNIAGNFVEITEDNGGSTALLAAIVRRYSRQPRWLYSFVGNDGDRLQKTSELCTQLDLNSVIKLVRGNLNESVAKLQPILGLISLLHLADQSSHCSEENIDRLTDQIVNEGAIQISNSYWIQTFDRLGIHSSKYRVKEAEFSVICPQKWDLNTNLDPQLVREFEEDDPTRHGIESQMSLNERFQLYYAVRHLLPQTRSPLRFIEIGSYAGASLFFIVRALKRWVSQIQGFAIDPGGHSQLYRVLPNLKNDVTHLRLFSYQAAPKLKAIFDRDGHLPSLMFIDGDHTYEGVKRDIIDYFPLLAPGGVAIFHDYLPPLTPENREAILFHHEGNEPGIRQACQELMENTYGCQLLDLPLLYPTAPGSTAAHLPIIPGISSTLRAYRKPLN, translated from the coding sequence ATGAAGATTTTAGTCGTTGCCCTGTATGCGATTAACACCCCTCACTTCGAGACCGAGTTAGAAATCATCCAAAATCACCTAGATGCTGGAGATGAAGTCGTTTTATTAGGCTGCAACGCCCATTTAGAAGCCTGCGATGTCAATATGTTGCACTACATCTCGCCCTGTTTGCAGTGCATCGGTAGGCGTCAATCCGGTTTAAAATTACTCTCGCAATCAGTAACGGTCAAACCGATCGATCGACTAACCCCTCAAAATGTAGCGGAAATCGATCGCCTCCCCAAAGCCTTCGCCTCTTTGGATGAGTTAAAAACTTTTAGCGTCGATAACTTCGATCTCGGTTATGCCGTTCTCTCCTCATTAATTTCAGCAGTTAGAGATCCGAAACCCGATCTTAAAAAATATGCAAATTTAATTGCAAAATTAATCAAATCTTCCGCTTCAATTTATCGATCGCTGCAAAACTATTTAGCCATAAACCCCGTCGATCGCGTTTACGTTTATAACGGTCGTTACGCCCCCATGCGTGCAGTTTTAAGAGCGTGTCAAAGCATGGACATCGATTGTTTTACCCACGAAAAATCGCGGACGATCCATCATTATGCTTTATTTGAAAACACGACAATTCACGATATCGACTATATCGATCGCCAAATCCTCAAAGCATGGGAAGCGGCGGGAAACGATCGCGATCGGCGTCAGCAAATTGCCGAAGAATTTTTCTTAGAACGCGCCCGAGGAATTTCGCGAACTTGGATTGCTTTTACAAAAGATCAACAAGATAATCTTTTACCGGATAATTGGGACGATCGCAAAACGAATATCGTCATTTTCACCAGTTCCGAAGATGAATTTGCCGCGATCGGTGAATTATGGAAAAACCCTCTTTATCCCAGTCAGATTGAAGGGTTAGAAAAAATTGTTAACTCCTTAAAAGACAGAGAAGATATTCAAGTTTATATTCGTATTCATCCCAACCTAAAAAATGTTAAAAACGAACAAACTACCCGACTCGATCGCCTACAATTGCCCAATTTAACCCTGATTCCCGCAGAAAGCCCGGTCAGTACCTACACCCTACTTAAAAAAGCTTCAAAAGTCATTAGTTTCGGATCGACGGTCGGGATTGAAGCGGTTTATTGGGGAACGCCTTCAATTTTGGCGGGAAAATGTCTCTATCGAAATTTAGGGAGTACGTACAATCCCACCACTCATGACGAGTTGATGCAAATGCTCGATCGCGAGTTACCGCCAAAAGATAAAGAAGGGGCGTTGATGTATGGGTATTATCTCAATAGTTATGGGATTGAATTCAAGCATTACCAAGCTCAAGGAATTTATGAAGGATTGTTTAAAGGGGTTAAAATTCAACCGGATTTATTCGATCTAATTGCCGAGGTCGGTTTGGAGACGGGATCGGATGTCGGTTTAGAAAGAAACCGAAAAATAATGAAATCTTTACCACAAAATAAACAAATTTTAGAACAGGCGATCGCCGCTTTAAATAGTAACGATAACGAGCGGGCTTTAATGTTATTCGATCGCGCGCTTTCTTTCGACTCTAACGCGCTTGAAATTAATTATGGAAAAGCGATCGCCTTAGCCCGGTCGCAAAAAATTCAGGAGGCGATCGTAATTTTAGAACAGTTACTCGTCGCCTTTCCCGAGCATTTCAAAGCACGGCAACTCCTCGCCGAACTCCAACCAAATTTATCTAGATCTTCCCTTCCTAAAACCGGAGCTATTCAAGATCTAGAATTTCGAGAATTACGCGATCGCATCGATCCTTATACTCATTTCAGCGATCGATATCTCTATTCTCTATTTTTACAAGCCAAGCAAATTTGTCAGAAAAATATCGCGGGGAATTTTGTAGAAATTACCGAAGATAATGGCGGTTCTACTGCTTTATTAGCGGCGATCGTGCGGCGTTATTCCCGCCAACCTCGTTGGCTGTATAGTTTCGTGGGAAATGACGGCGATCGCCTCCAAAAAACAAGCGAACTTTGCACGCAACTCGATCTTAATTCAGTCATTAAATTAGTGCGCGGTAATTTGAATGAATCCGTAGCAAAACTGCAACCGATTCTCGGTTTAATTTCGTTACTGCATTTAGCAGACCAATCGTCACACTGTTCCGAGGAGAATATCGATCGATTAACCGATCAAATTGTCAATGAAGGCGCGATTCAGATAAGTAACTCCTACTGGATTCAAACCTTCGATCGCCTCGGCATTCATTCGTCAAAATATCGAGTCAAAGAAGCAGAATTTAGCGTCATTTGTCCGCAAAAATGGGATCTAAATACGAACTTAGATCCGCAACTCGTCCGCGAATTTGAAGAAGACGATCCGACCCGACACGGAATCGAAAGTCAAATGTCATTAAACGAGCGTTTCCAGCTCTATTACGCCGTGCGACATTTGCTCCCACAAACGCGATCGCCGTTACGTTTTATTGAAATTGGCTCTTATGCTGGAGCTTCTCTATTTTTTATCGTGCGGGCGTTAAAAAGATGGGTTTCACAAATTCAAGGATTCGCGATCGATCCCGGCGGACATTCTCAACTCTATCGCGTCTTACCTAATTTAAAAAATGATGTTACGCATCTGCGTTTATTCTCCTATCAAGCCGCTCCGAAATTAAAAGCAATCTTCGATCGCGACGGACATTTACCCTCATTGATGTTTATCGATGGCGACCATACCTATGAAGGCGTAAAACGAGATATTATTGATTATTTCCCGTTATTAGCTCCCGGAGGAGTGGCTATTTTTCACGATTATTTACCCCCGCTTACTCCAGAAAATCGAGAAGCCATTTTATTTCATCACGAAGGAAACGAACCGGGAATTCGTCAAGCCTGTCAGGAATTAATGGAAAATACCTATGGTTGTCAACTTTTAGACTTACCTTTACTCTATCCTACGGCACCAGGTTCGACTGCCGCCCATTTACCGATTATTCCTGGCATTTCTTCGACTTTACGGGCGTATCGTAAACCTCTCAACTAA